One Deinococcus hopiensis KR-140 genomic window, GCAGCCCAGGTGTACGGTGTGCCGATCGCCCTGGTGTCCTTGGTGGATGTCCGGCGGCAATGGTTTAAAGCGTGTTACGGCGTTGACATGCGGGAAACAGATCGCTCAATCTCGATGTGCACGCATGCCTTGGAGCACGATGGCGTCCTGATCGTGCCAGATACCACGCTCGACGAGCGGTTCGCGCAAAACCCGTTGGTCACGGGACCACTTCACATCCGTTTTTATGCGGGAGCGCCTCTGGTGACGCCGGACGGTCACAAAGTCGGTACACTTTGCATTTTGGATACGGTCCCACGCCCCTCCCTGACGCCAGAACAGACGGCCACCCTGCAGGCCTTGGCGGACGGCGTTGTCAGCGAGCTGGAGTTGCGCTGTGCCCTTGCTGAACAGGCGCGCGAACGGCATGTTCATACAGCGGTGGTCAAGGCTTCTCTGGACGCGATGGTCATTGTGGACCATGACGGGTGCGTTCTCGAATGGAACCCAAGCGCCGAACAGCTGCTCGGTTACAACCGTGAGGACGTTCTGGGTGCGGACCTGATGAGATTAATCGTGCCGCCCGGCGACTACAACCGACACAAACTCGGCGTTGCGCAGCTTGGTCAGGAGCAGACGGCTGGGCAACGCCGAATCGAGCTGCCCATTTTGCGGCGCGGAGGAGAGACCCTTCACTGCGAGTACACCGTGACATCCTTCTACGTGGATGACGAGCAGCTGTTCACGGTGTATATCCGTGACCTCACCGAAGTGCGCGCTGCGCGTGAGGCCATGAAGGCCAGCTACTCCCTGCTGCGGGCAGTGGTTGACAGTGTTCCGGAAACCATATTCGTCAAGAATCTGGAGCGGCAGTACGTGATGATGAACACGACTGGTGCCGCCCGGCTTGGTCAACCGATGGAGGCCATCCTGGGCCGAACAGACGAAGATTTCTTTCCTGCCAGCATGGCTGCCCGGCGTCAGCGAGACGAGGCTGTGCTGGAAACCGGAACACCTATGGTCACGGAGTTCACTGAAAAATTCCCGGACGGTACCTACCGGCACTTCTGGACGAGCAAAGACGTGTACCGTGATCCGAGCGGAAACGCGGCTGGGCTAATTGGCGCTGCGTTCGACATCACGCAACGCAAGCAGGATGAAGCCATCATTCGCGGGTACAACCAAACCCTACGGGATCAGGTGGAAGCGGCGCAATTCGAGATTCTGGCGCGGCTCGCACGCGCCGCCGAATACCGTGATGATGATACCGGTGAACACATGAACCGCGTTGCGATGACCGCTGCTGGTATTGCCCGGGAGTTGAACCTGCCTGACGAAACGGTCGCCTTGATTGGGCGCGCCGCACCTATGCACGACGTAGGTAAGATTGGCATCTCCGACTCGATCTTGCTGAAGCCAGGCCGCCTGACCCCGGAAGAGTTCGAGTTGGTCAAGGCCCACACCACCATTGGAGCGAGCATTCTGGAAGGGGGAAATTCACCGCTGGTCATGGTGGCCGAAGAAATAGCGCGTACCCACCACGAACGCTGGGACGGCACCGGTTACCCGGCGGGCCTGGCCGGTGAAACAATTCCCATCACCGGCCGAATTGTGGCGGTCGCGGATGTATTGGACGCGTTGACCAGCGAGAGGCCCTACAAGCAGGCCTGGTCGTTTGAGGCGGCTATGACCGAAATCAGGACGCAGGCTGGCCGGCAATTTGACCCTGCGGTAATCGCGGCCTTAGAACGCCTCACATGTGCCCATCAGCAGGACTAGTGGGTCACTTGGCATGGGTGTAGGCATTCACTGAACGACCTGAAGGGTCGTCGCTCCCGAGCCTCCCAGGGGGTGTCGCCTGGCATAGGCTCGCTGACGGCGAGCCCTTCTTTTTCCAGCCCAAACGAACGGAGTGGGATGTGCATTCCATCCTCGAGCAGTGGCTTCCAGCCATTGGATGATTTGTGCCGGGCTGGTCGGCGATTGACCGGCCAATGCTCGACGAACCAGGATGCGCTGGATGGACTCGGCCATGTTGAGCCAACTGCCTGCGACGGGCGTGTACAGCGGCATGATGCCATGCCGCATCAACCAGCAGACCAGGTCTGGTGTCTTATGTCCGACGAGATTGTCGAGTACCAATAACATTCGAAGAGGAGGCAAGGTGTCGAGCAGCGTGAATTTGACGCTCAGTCCTTCTTGCCACCTTTCCCACACCGCACGGTTGTCTGCCGGTGGCAACACCGTTGCCACCGGCAGGCGTTGGAGCACTTCAGAGAGGGTCTGTTGCCGCCAAGGGTGAAGCACCGCATTCGTACAGCTGGTCACTCCACGAACACGGAGCTGACCGCTGGCAGGATGAAAGAGGGTCAGCAACTTCGCCGTCCCTGCGCGGACATCCTCGTGTGGGAGACGCGTCGGTTGTCCTGCAGGTTGCCAGGCGCTCCCAGGCTGGAAAATGGCCTGGTAGGGTCCGGCTTCGTCTTCGACCCACACCGCCAGGCCACCTTGTTCCCCTTCAAGGTATGCGCGTTCGATCAGTTTTTTTTTGGCCTCGGTATCTGGATCGTGGACAATGACCACGCCGGTTTTGCGTTGTCGTCTGGCCTTTCCCGTTTCGCACCAGGTTCGGTCCCGCTGCCAGGTCAGCCCGGCTTCGTGTAAGACACCCAAGATGGTGAACGTGCTCAAGCGTTCAAATCCGGGTTCACGACGCAGCACCTTTTGCAGGGTCACCAGAGACCAGGTGGCCGTGCCGTCTTGCTCCCGATCGGGGGTACGACGCGCTGTCTCTAAGATACGGTTCCGCTCAGCGGAACCGTAGACGACGGGAGGACGTCCACCTGGACGAGTTTCGAGTGCGTTTAACCCGTGTTGATTGAGGCGGGAGACCAGACGCGCGACCCCCTCACCGGATCGTCGTCCGCACAACCGAGCCGCTTCGGTATAGGCCATGCCGGTCGACACCGCGAGAATCGTCTTCGCCCGGCCGACGACAATCGCTGCGGTGTGATGCGAACGGCTCAATCGCTCCAAGGTCGCGCGTTCCTCTTCGGTCAGGGTTCGTAAAGGGTTTTTCTGGACACGCGGCACCCTAAAAGCCTATACCCAAAGCAAGTGACCCACTAGCGGGCAGGACTTTGCGCAAGTCCGTCACCCTTGGCCAGGAGAGCACCTATCTCGTGCAGGCGGAGGGCAACGGGGCGCGGGGCCCCTCAGCGGTGAACACCTCCGGGAACAACATATGCGGCATCCGCATGTCGTTCAGTACCAAGCCACCCTGACCTCGCTGTGTCCATCCCAGTCCTGGTTCCGAAGGTCTGGGCTTTTCGGCGTGGGCATCACGGCTCAATCATCCGCCCGCCGCTACGGTACGTCCATGGACGCCCTCATCGACCTCTGCCTCCGCGCCGTGCTCCTCGCCCTCGCCCACCCCTTCACGCGGGGGCTGCTGCTGGTGTTGGTGGCCCTGTACGGCGCAGGAAGTGGATGGCCGGCGTGGGCGCCGGGGCTGTGCACAACCGTGGGCCTGAGCTCCTGGGCGCTGCCACTGTGGCGGCTGTGGCAGGAGAGGAGGCGCTCTCCCCGCCTCCGTTGAGGTTACCCACAGGAGGGAGCAGGCGGGCGCCATCGCCATCAGCATGTCTTCGAGCGACTTGATGATGGCGAGGCTGCCGCCCAGGGGCAGGCCCGGGGCCGTGCAGTCGCGCAGCGGACCTGCAGGTATCCGTACAAACGTTTGCCGACCCTGTTTGCGCATCTCCGCCTCGGGGCCCAGGGATGGTCTGGTTGCTCAGCGACATCCACGGCCCAGCAGCCAGGGTGGGCGAAGGCGAGGAAGGCGGGCGGCGGCGAGGGCCAGTGGTCGGCGTGTTCTGCGCATGGCCCTACGGTGACGCCGGGGGGACGATGACCACATGACGGGATGCCGGGTGGCCTGAACAGCCAAACCGGTGCTGGCAGAGGGCTTCACCCACCATCGGCCGATCATCTTGCCCGCTGCATCATCTGGTCAGTTCAAGCGCACCCGCTTTGCGCCACTGGAGACCACCATGACCCACGCCCGACTGCTGGCCCTCGCCCTCCTCGCGCTGTCCGTCGCCCCTGTGTCCACTGCCCTCACCGGAACCCCCGTCGCCGCGCCTGCCAGCACCCTGAGTGGTGCCTGGAAGGGCAAGCTCGATGGCTTCTACGGGCTGGACGCCAATTTCAGGGTCCAGGGCAACAGCGTCGTCGGTGTTTTACGCTTGGGCAAGATTGACTTTCCCTTTCGGGGCACCTGGGATGCCGCCAAGAGCCTCGTGACCTTTAAGTACACGTATGCGAAAGAGGTGCAGACGGTCAAAGCCCTCCTGAAGGGCAGCACCCTCACTGGATTCAACATCTCCCCGAAGGGCAAGCAGACGGCGGTCAGCCTCGCGCGTGTCACGGACGCTGGAGCCGGAACGGCTGGGGTGAAAGCCGGGCCCTATGTCATGACAGGCGAGGTGCGCGACGAGAAGGGCAACCCCATCGCCGGGGCCGAGGTCTTCGCAGACCACACCGCCTACTACAACGTGAACGCTGTGGGGAAGTCCGACAACCAGGGGAGATACTCCATCGCCCTCGCGCACCGGTCCGGCACCTGGAACGCAGGCGCTTACCTGCGCGGAGAGGCCGGTGGACAGCCGTTCGAGGTGCGCCTCAAGCCGGACAACGACACGCCCTTCGACGGTTCGAAAGGCGCCGTCCGGAACTTCACTTATAAAGCCAGCACGAACGCGACCGGCAAGGTGTACACCTACGTGGCGCACTCAGCGGTGGAAGTCGATTACGACAGCCTGGAATTCACCTTCACCCCCGACGGCCCGAACGCAGCGGGCAGCACCGCACCCTTTACACGCAAGTTCGTCATGGGGTCTGGCGTTCCGAACATCTCGCTGGGACGGTACAGGGTCAGCGCCACGCACATCCTGAACGGAGTCAAGCAGCGACTTCTGCTCGGCTCTCGCCAGCAGAAGGGCGAGGCGAGCAGCGTCCTGGCGGAGTTTACCGATGACAGCCACTCCGGCCAGACCCTCGAACTCTTCCTGAACAACCCCTGAGTGGGCACCAGGACGAACCTCCGCGCCTCGTTCCGCTGACCTGCAATAGCGCTCCTTGCCCCGCACAGAAGAAGAACCTACGCTGCCAGCACGGCCCGACTGACCCTCGCGCTTTCCGTGTAGATTCTCCCATGCGTACGCCAGCACGCAGAGCCAGACGCGAGTGGCACCCACGAAGACCTCCCCCCTTCCGCATGACCTGCGTGGTGAAGAACCCCCTGGAGGTGTTCACAACAGGTGGGTGTGTCGGGGCCGACAACGCGGTAATAGACCCTGAGGTGAGCGGTACGGCCGCCTTCCTGGGCAAGGACGGCGCGGTGCGTGACTTCACCCTTCACCGGTAAGCCGCTGGGTGGTGGGGAGGACGGTGCACGGTTCTCTGCCCAACTCGGGCTTCCGGAAGCCGGGGAGATGCCCGAGTACGGAGACGTGGAGCTCACCCTGACTCCGGCGGGACCGCCCACCGACGGCGCCAAGGGACAGCCAACCAAACTGCGTCAGTCCCAGCTTCCCTTTGAGGTGCCCCAGGGACGCTCCAGGTTCACGGCACGCTCAATCCCGCGCAAGGGGCCGGCGCCGACCTGGCCCAACGTGCGGGGCAGCGCGTACAGGACCGGCATGACGCTCTCGGTGGACATGGTCCATCCGCGCCTTTGAAGCGGGGGGTGGTCAGGCGCACGGGCGGCCACCCATTGCCGGGCGCGCACCGCGTCTTTCACGAAAGACGTGATGAAAAACCCCCTTGAGATCGGCGGGGCTGGCGCTGCTGAACAGGCTCAGCGGCGCCTTGTTGGTGTTGTCCGCCCTTGCGGAGGCCAAGGTGTCGTCCGGAGTGGTGCCGGGTGGACCGTGACGCGCTGGGGTACCTCAGTCTGCCGGTTGGTGCGGATGCGCACACCGCGCTCGTAGAGAGCGGCCCAGCCGGTGAGGTGGAGGCTGGCAGAGTGGGGAAGACCGGGGGCCGTCACGGCGCCTCGGGCTCTGGCGC contains:
- a CDS encoding HD domain-containing phosphohydrolase; the protein is MLGDLSTFPLEAARLAALRRYAVLGTPPEAAFDRAVQVAAQVYGVPIALVSLVDVRRQWFKACYGVDMRETDRSISMCTHALEHDGVLIVPDTTLDERFAQNPLVTGPLHIRFYAGAPLVTPDGHKVGTLCILDTVPRPSLTPEQTATLQALADGVVSELELRCALAEQARERHVHTAVVKASLDAMVIVDHDGCVLEWNPSAEQLLGYNREDVLGADLMRLIVPPGDYNRHKLGVAQLGQEQTAGQRRIELPILRRGGETLHCEYTVTSFYVDDEQLFTVYIRDLTEVRAAREAMKASYSLLRAVVDSVPETIFVKNLERQYVMMNTTGAARLGQPMEAILGRTDEDFFPASMAARRQRDEAVLETGTPMVTEFTEKFPDGTYRHFWTSKDVYRDPSGNAAGLIGAAFDITQRKQDEAIIRGYNQTLRDQVEAAQFEILARLARAAEYRDDDTGEHMNRVAMTAAGIARELNLPDETVALIGRAAPMHDVGKIGISDSILLKPGRLTPEEFELVKAHTTIGASILEGGNSPLVMVAEEIARTHHERWDGTGYPAGLAGETIPITGRIVAVADVLDALTSERPYKQAWSFEAAMTEIRTQAGRQFDPAVIAALERLTCAHQQD
- a CDS encoding IS630 family transposase; this translates as MPRVQKNPLRTLTEEERATLERLSRSHHTAAIVVGRAKTILAVSTGMAYTEAARLCGRRSGEGVARLVSRLNQHGLNALETRPGGRPPVVYGSAERNRILETARRTPDREQDGTATWSLVTLQKVLRREPGFERLSTFTILGVLHEAGLTWQRDRTWCETGKARRQRKTGVVIVHDPDTEAKKKLIERAYLEGEQGGLAVWVEDEAGPYQAIFQPGSAWQPAGQPTRLPHEDVRAGTAKLLTLFHPASGQLRVRGVTSCTNAVLHPWRQQTLSEVLQRLPVATVLPPADNRAVWERWQEGLSVKFTLLDTLPPLRMLLVLDNLVGHKTPDLVCWLMRHGIMPLYTPVAGSWLNMAESIQRILVRRALAGQSPTSPAQIIQWLEATARGWNAHPTPFVWAGKRRARRQRAYARRHPLGGSGATTLQVVQ